The following coding sequences lie in one Sinorhizobium fredii USDA 257 genomic window:
- a CDS encoding integrase core domain-containing protein: protein MAQACAPIAAPRRCGGSPSSTSKTNGEAERVVQTALREWAYAKAHKTSEQRAADLPIWLYRYNWHRPHGSLKSKPISRLGLTDDNLLRLHI, encoded by the coding sequence ATGGCACAAGCTTGCGCTCCCATCGCTGCGCCAAGGCGCTGCGGCGGCTCGCCGTCAAGCACATCCAAGACCAATGGCGAGGCCGAACGTGTCGTCCAGACCGCTCTGCGCGAATGGGCCTATGCCAAGGCCCACAAAACATCGGAGCAGCGGGCCGCCGACCTACCGATCTGGCTCTACCGATACAATTGGCATCGCCCCCACGGCAGCTTAAAATCCAAGCCGATCAGCAGACTAGGCCTCACCGACGACAACCTGTTGAGGCTCCACATCTAG
- a CDS encoding CsbD family protein codes for MDWNRVEGNWKQFKGKIKEQWGKLTDDDLDQIAGKRDQLEGKIQERYGLEKDRAKREIDDWYSKQDDW; via the coding sequence ATGGATTGGAATCGGGTCGAAGGCAATTGGAAGCAATTCAAAGGTAAGATTAAGGAGCAGTGGGGTAAGCTCACTGACGACGATCTCGACCAAATCGCCGGTAAACGCGACCAGCTCGAAGGCAAAATCCAAGAACGCTATGGTCTTGAGAAGGACCGCGCGAAGAGGGAGATTGACGACTGGTACAGCAAACAGGACGACTGGTAA